A region from the Anomaloglossus baeobatrachus isolate aAnoBae1 chromosome 11, aAnoBae1.hap1, whole genome shotgun sequence genome encodes:
- the LOC142256303 gene encoding formyl peptide receptor 2-like, whose amino-acid sequence MDPGDDNLTTYNTTQEYYNWSSDNYDFYKYYHNIAQKISIPVFSIVFALGVIGNGLVIWIAGFRMTKTVSAVWFLHLAIADFLCCASLPLRIAEWAALFSDSYFPSFANCTANIVLFNLNMTASVLLLTAMSIDRWVSVMWPFWAKFNRTCNVVRICAAIIWGLSLIVAGVLYYVYRYRVGVVHEWCLFHHYITPFNPMLNETMQLIRFVILCVIPFLIIITSYVTIFYKIKKSKRPQRSQRSSRIITAVISCFFICWFPYYIWPIIDWYYDVHLLFSFILHLIVTTLACLNSCMNPIIYVFMGPGFRQGFFRSVPARVERALSDPPNDLCREGEDAGNTRSTGV is encoded by the coding sequence GTCTTCTGACAATTATGACTTTTATAAATATTACCATAACATTGCACAGAAGATATCAATTCCAGTATTCAGCATTGTTTTTGCTCTCGGGGTTATCGGTAATGGATTAGTCATCTGGATTGCCGGATTCAGGATGACGAAGACGGTTAGTGCCGTATGGTTCCTCCACCTGGCCATCgcggacttcctgtgctgtgcgtctCTGCCTCTGAGAATTGCTGAGTGGGCTGCACTTTTCTCCGACAGCTACTTCCCAAGTTTTGCAAATTGCACAGCGAACATTGTTCTGTTTAATCTAAACATGACCGCCAGTGTTCTCCTCCTGACGGCCATGAGTATTGACCGCTGGGTGTCCGTCATGTGGCCATTCTGGGCCAAATTTAATAGAACCTGTAATGTGGTGAGAATCTGTGCAGCGATCATCTGGGGGCTGAGCCTCATTGTGGCGGGTGTACTGTATTACGTATATAGATACCGTGTAGGTGTTGTACATGAATGGTGTCTATTTCATCATTACATAACTCCTTTTAACCCAATGTTAAATGAGACCATGCAGCTGATCAGATTCGTTATACTGTGTGTGATCCCttttctcatcatcatcacctcttatgtcaccattttctacaAGATTAAAAAAAGTAAGAGACCCCAGAGATCTCAGAGATCCTCCAGGATCATCACCGCTGTTATATCGTGTTTCTTCATCTGCTGGTTTCCATATTACATCTGGCCAATTATAGACTGGTATTATGATGTACATCTCCTTTTTTCTTTTATTCTACACTTGATTGTTACCACCCTGGCTTGTCTGAACAGCTGCATGAATCCAATCATTTATGTGTTTATGGGACCGGGTTTCCGACAAGGTTTCTTCAGATCCGTCCCCGCCAGGGTAGAAAGAGCCTTAAGTGATCCTCCTAATGATCTGTGCAGAGAAGGAGAAGATGCAGGAAATACTCGCTCTACTGGTGTGTAA